A single window of Luteipulveratus halotolerans DNA harbors:
- a CDS encoding YciI family protein, translating into MKYVILMQVDPAVLEGLTEEQGKAIGDGHEAFMKATRESGEFIATNALGDPSQSKVVRSVDGAPVVTDGPFVEAKEFMGGYYLLDVENEARAIELAKMIPDAGIDGLALEIRPVMFSADADS; encoded by the coding sequence ATGAAGTACGTGATCCTGATGCAGGTCGACCCCGCCGTCCTGGAGGGCCTGACCGAGGAGCAGGGCAAGGCGATCGGCGACGGCCACGAGGCGTTCATGAAGGCCACGCGCGAGTCGGGCGAGTTCATCGCGACCAACGCGCTCGGCGACCCGAGCCAGAGCAAGGTCGTGCGCTCCGTGGACGGCGCACCGGTCGTCACGGACGGGCCGTTCGTCGAGGCCAAGGAGTTCATGGGCGGCTACTACCTGCTCGACGTCGAGAACGAGGCCCGCGCGATCGAGCTCGCGAAGATGATCCCGGACGCGGGCATCGACGGGCTCGCACTGGAGATCCGCCCGGTCATGTTCTCCGCCGACGCCGACAGCTGA
- a CDS encoding MarR family winged helix-turn-helix transcriptional regulator translates to MPDLTPHERLVDALSALGRATRASAAHWEHAAGTLTRPDLATLKCIESQGEVRMSCLATAVQVHPSVISRQISALEAAGLVERRIDPDDRRAGLVRVTAAGQAQVAATSQAFADFLGRRTAHWDPARLALAADLIHEMADSLGPAEATTEDHTTTEELTTA, encoded by the coding sequence ATGCCCGATCTCACTCCCCATGAGCGCCTGGTCGACGCGTTGTCCGCGCTCGGCCGCGCCACCCGTGCGTCCGCCGCTCACTGGGAGCACGCGGCCGGCACGCTGACCCGCCCCGACCTGGCCACCCTGAAGTGCATCGAGAGCCAGGGCGAGGTGCGGATGAGCTGCCTGGCCACCGCCGTCCAGGTGCACCCGTCGGTCATCAGCCGCCAGATCAGCGCCCTCGAGGCCGCGGGCCTCGTCGAACGCCGCATCGATCCCGACGACCGCCGCGCCGGACTCGTCCGGGTCACCGCCGCAGGTCAGGCCCAGGTCGCCGCGACGTCGCAGGCGTTCGCGGACTTCCTCGGGCGGCGTACGGCGCACTGGGACCCCGCACGGCTCGCGCTCGCAGCCGACCTGATCCACGAGATGGCCGACAGCCTCGGCCCCGCCGAGGCGACCACCGAAGACCACACCACCACGGAGGAGCTCACCACCGCATGA
- a CDS encoding carboxymuconolactone decarboxylase family protein yields MPARLNPFATEIGPKITRHLQAAHHELVATTVPTGTMELVNIRVSQINGCGACLDMHVKEAARAGEDALRINLVGAWRETTVFSDAERAALELAEAGTRLADGAGVSDEIWEAAAKHYDEEELMVLVSQIAFINAATRMNVMLRVQGGGDKAGSLG; encoded by the coding sequence ATGCCCGCTCGACTCAACCCGTTCGCCACGGAGATCGGCCCCAAGATCACGCGACACCTCCAGGCCGCTCACCATGAGCTCGTCGCGACGACCGTGCCGACCGGCACGATGGAGCTGGTCAACATCCGGGTCAGCCAGATCAACGGCTGCGGCGCCTGCCTCGACATGCACGTCAAGGAGGCGGCGCGTGCGGGCGAGGACGCGTTGCGTATCAACCTGGTCGGTGCGTGGCGCGAGACGACCGTGTTCTCCGACGCCGAGCGCGCGGCGCTGGAGCTCGCCGAGGCCGGCACCCGTCTGGCTGACGGCGCCGGCGTCAGCGACGAGATCTGGGAGGCCGCCGCCAAGCACTACGACGAGGAGGAGCTCATGGTGCTCGTCTCGCAGATCGCGTTCATCAACGCCGCGACGCGCATGAACGTGATGCTGCGGGTGCAGGGCGGCGGCGACAAGGCGGGCAGTCTCGGCTGA
- the bla gene encoding class A beta-lactamase produces the protein MEPSRRAVLTAATALPLAAMSSGCSSRSDSDSVRRPVTPTSSRGTSSAHPAPPALGPIAQKHAVRLGVYAVDTGSRREVRFHEDERFAYASTFKALASGLVLKKSGLAGLETAVAISAADLRPASPVSSRYVGKTMTMREIIDAAVRFSDNTAGNKLLTALGGPAGFGTSLQATLGDHVTRPSRYEVELSDGVPGDERDTSTARQLATDLRALLVDDVLPSPERAFLRDTMWRNTTGDTTIRAGVPKGWTVADKTGTASYGGRNDIAVIWPPDREPVVIAVLSTRDTQGSKGVDAVIAESTREVLRALGLVPAA, from the coding sequence GTGGAGCCCTCTCGTCGCGCTGTGCTCACGGCAGCCACTGCACTCCCTCTGGCCGCCATGTCGTCGGGCTGCTCGTCCCGGTCGGACAGCGACTCCGTACGCCGGCCGGTCACGCCCACGTCCTCGCGCGGCACCTCGTCGGCCCATCCAGCGCCCCCAGCACTCGGGCCGATCGCGCAGAAGCACGCCGTCCGCCTCGGCGTCTACGCCGTCGACACCGGGTCGCGACGCGAGGTCAGGTTCCACGAGGACGAGCGGTTCGCGTACGCCTCGACCTTCAAGGCGCTCGCCTCGGGTCTGGTGCTGAAGAAGTCCGGGCTCGCGGGTCTCGAGACCGCGGTCGCCATCAGCGCTGCCGACCTGCGGCCCGCGTCACCGGTGTCGAGCAGGTACGTCGGCAAGACCATGACGATGCGCGAGATCATCGACGCTGCAGTGCGATTCAGCGACAACACAGCCGGCAACAAGCTGTTGACTGCGCTCGGCGGGCCTGCCGGTTTCGGCACGTCCCTGCAGGCCACACTCGGTGACCACGTCACCCGGCCGAGTCGCTACGAGGTCGAGCTGAGCGACGGCGTCCCCGGCGACGAGCGCGACACCAGCACCGCACGACAGCTCGCCACCGACCTGCGCGCGCTACTGGTCGACGACGTGCTGCCCAGCCCCGAGCGCGCCTTCCTGCGCGACACGATGTGGCGAAACACCACGGGCGACACCACGATTCGCGCCGGAGTCCCGAAGGGCTGGACCGTGGCCGACAAGACGGGTACGGCGTCGTACGGCGGCCGCAACGACATCGCCGTGATCTGGCCACCCGACCGGGAGCCCGTCGTGATCGCTGTGCTCAGCACACGCGACACCCAGGGCAGCAAGGGCGTCGACGCCGTGATCGCGGAGTCGACGCGCGAGGTGCTGCGCGCACTCGGGCTCGTGCCCGCGGCCTGA
- a CDS encoding TetR/AcrR family transcriptional regulator, which produces MRKTPQQERSRQTVERILLAGQQILAADGYGRFTTNRVADAAGVSPGSLYQYFPDKASIIDVILDRYWERFSDRVAAALSAHLADEDDPVRAVAEALVGALEQDAALMRVVAEELPIARFKERRAALGQRIGDMLAAYLTFVGRLDRAQAVRRAWVLVTTAEAVASRWVLDETVLSREELIHELSALARAYAGLPGDA; this is translated from the coding sequence ATGCGCAAGACGCCCCAGCAGGAGCGGTCCCGGCAGACGGTCGAACGCATTCTGCTGGCAGGTCAGCAGATCCTGGCTGCCGATGGGTACGGCCGCTTCACGACCAACCGGGTCGCCGACGCCGCAGGTGTGAGCCCTGGCTCGCTTTATCAGTACTTCCCCGACAAGGCGTCGATCATCGACGTGATCCTCGACCGCTACTGGGAGCGGTTCTCCGACCGGGTTGCGGCTGCGCTCAGTGCACACCTCGCCGACGAGGACGATCCGGTGCGGGCCGTCGCCGAGGCACTCGTGGGCGCGCTCGAGCAGGACGCCGCGCTGATGCGTGTGGTGGCCGAGGAGCTGCCGATCGCCCGGTTCAAGGAGCGCCGCGCGGCCCTGGGGCAGCGCATCGGGGACATGCTGGCCGCCTACCTGACCTTCGTCGGTCGGCTCGATCGCGCTCAGGCCGTACGCCGCGCCTGGGTGCTCGTCACCACGGCCGAGGCTGTCGCGTCCCGCTGGGTGCTCGACGAGACCGTGCTCTCGCGTGAAGAGCTGATCCACGAGCTGTCGGCGCTGGCGCGGGCGTACGCCGGCCTGCCCGGCGACGCCTGA
- a CDS encoding metal-dependent hydrolase codes for MGRTHALTGWCAGLAVAPLVEARSVHQAVLIAATTAGFALLPDLDHPGASASRFLGPLTGLLCRILRALSAATYALTKGPRDEDVTGKHRHLTHTLVFAIALGWATNLATQEWGAHAVGVVVVSGLLLAEAVLGDWVLLLTGAGVVAWLGTAHDYVADLEQVSGWLGAAVAVGCFTHCVGDSLTRSGCPFLFPLPIAGETWYEIRPPRPLRFRTGTWVETGLLVPVFVVLGVLLLPGVWTGYVEPWVTDAWEQARARASG; via the coding sequence ATGGGCCGTACGCACGCGCTCACGGGATGGTGCGCCGGCCTCGCTGTGGCGCCGCTCGTCGAGGCCCGATCGGTGCACCAGGCCGTCCTGATCGCCGCGACCACAGCGGGTTTCGCCCTGCTGCCGGACCTCGACCACCCGGGCGCGAGCGCCTCGCGGTTCCTCGGGCCGCTGACGGGTCTGCTGTGCCGCATCCTGCGCGCGTTGTCCGCAGCGACGTACGCACTCACGAAGGGCCCGCGCGACGAGGACGTCACGGGCAAGCACCGACATCTGACGCACACGCTGGTGTTCGCGATCGCTCTGGGCTGGGCCACCAACCTGGCCACGCAGGAGTGGGGTGCGCACGCGGTCGGCGTGGTCGTCGTGAGCGGCCTGCTGCTCGCCGAGGCGGTGCTCGGCGACTGGGTGCTGCTGCTCACCGGCGCGGGCGTCGTGGCCTGGCTCGGCACGGCCCACGACTACGTCGCCGACCTGGAGCAGGTGTCGGGCTGGCTCGGTGCCGCGGTCGCGGTGGGCTGCTTCACCCATTGCGTCGGCGACTCGCTCACCCGGTCGGGCTGCCCGTTCCTGTTCCCGCTGCCGATCGCGGGCGAGACCTGGTACGAGATCCGCCCGCCCCGACCGCTGCGCTTCCGCACGGGCACCTGGGTCGAGACCGGCCTGCTCGTGCCGGTGTTCGTGGTCCTGGGTGTGCTCCTGCTGCCCGGCGTGTGGACGGGTTACGTCGAGCCGTGGGTCACCGACGCGTGGGAGCAGGCCCGCGCCCGGGCGTCGGGCTGA
- a CDS encoding oxygenase MpaB family protein → MTAPARTTTPTRHREAEARGARLGRTLRRFSGLQDEPVDEQLLDRLGEALLERDELGAVLATAMRFPAGDPDRVTRADLRAALESDGEVHAPASLAVFMAEVRTPPRWVDWDRVDAGARAFSRLGRNAGDVLLQLSLIGGYRFGGPTDLLVATGGLTGDDSLRRLAETQDWTLGLARPRALRPGGDAWRQTVHVRVMHALVNASYENDPSRWDIARWGLPINQADQAGTLGLFDATLLVGCRALGVPVSRADADDLLHLWKYVGWLMGVHADFLTDDERERNRINLHLLLAAAEQTAAGRELAASVVSAQTSRDFGSPTPWRARVHGRYEQERLLSMLTAFLGVRSMRELGLPVRPPWAFGARAVGNVWRYRVVGRGARGRRALEQRGRAQQERVVASYAHAGSRGVAALPE, encoded by the coding sequence ATGACGGCACCTGCGCGGACGACGACGCCCACCCGGCACCGTGAGGCCGAGGCGCGCGGTGCCCGGCTGGGCCGTACGCTGCGCCGGTTCTCCGGCCTCCAGGACGAGCCCGTCGACGAGCAGCTGCTCGACCGGCTCGGCGAGGCGCTGCTCGAACGCGACGAGCTCGGCGCGGTGCTCGCGACTGCGATGCGGTTTCCGGCCGGCGACCCCGACCGGGTGACCCGCGCCGACCTGCGGGCGGCCCTGGAGTCCGACGGCGAGGTGCACGCCCCAGCGTCTCTCGCCGTGTTCATGGCAGAGGTCCGGACGCCGCCGCGCTGGGTCGACTGGGACCGTGTCGACGCGGGTGCGCGCGCGTTCAGCCGGCTCGGGCGCAACGCCGGAGACGTCCTGCTGCAGCTGTCGCTGATCGGCGGCTACCGGTTCGGTGGGCCGACCGACCTGCTGGTCGCCACGGGTGGTCTCACCGGCGACGACTCGCTCCGCAGGCTCGCCGAGACCCAGGACTGGACGCTCGGCCTCGCCCGGCCGCGCGCGCTCCGACCCGGAGGCGACGCCTGGCGCCAGACCGTCCACGTCCGCGTCATGCACGCGCTGGTCAACGCGTCGTACGAGAACGATCCGTCGCGCTGGGACATCGCGCGCTGGGGTCTGCCGATCAATCAGGCCGACCAGGCGGGCACGCTCGGCCTCTTCGACGCGACCCTCCTCGTCGGCTGCCGCGCCCTCGGCGTACCCGTGTCGCGCGCGGACGCCGACGACCTGCTCCACCTGTGGAAGTACGTCGGCTGGCTGATGGGCGTGCACGCCGACTTCCTCACCGACGACGAGCGCGAGCGCAACCGCATCAACCTGCACCTCCTGCTCGCGGCCGCCGAGCAGACGGCGGCCGGACGTGAGCTCGCGGCCTCGGTGGTCAGCGCGCAGACGTCCCGCGACTTCGGCTCGCCGACCCCGTGGCGGGCGCGCGTGCACGGCCGGTACGAGCAGGAGCGGCTGCTCAGCATGCTGACGGCCTTCCTCGGTGTGCGGAGCATGCGTGAGCTCGGCCTGCCCGTCCGGCCGCCGTGGGCGTTCGGCGCCCGAGCAGTCGGCAACGTCTGGCGCTACCGCGTCGTCGGCCGTGGGGCCCGCGGTCGACGCGCGCTCGAGCAGCGGGGTCGGGCCCAGCAGGAGCGGGTCGTCGCGTCGTACGCGCACGCCGGCTCGCGCGGTGTCGCTGCCCTGCCCGAGTGA
- a CDS encoding MDR family MFS transporter — protein MTAVAEPEQSQMTHREILEMLAGLLAALFTAIVSSTIVSNALPTIIGELEGSQTQYTWVVTISLLTMTITTPIWAKLSDLFNKKVLVQLAIILFVVGSIFAGMSTNVPMLLVFRGVQGVAMGGLTALAQSIIGSVIPPRERGRYSGYMGGVMALATVSGPLLGGVIVDTSWLGWRWCFYVCVPLAVFSLYMLQRYLHVTTVRRDVTIDYLGAILIAITAGLPLVWVSFAGSSYDWLSWQTAAFLGGALVAGVLAFVQEARHHEALVPIRVMRTRTTALAIVGSLAVGIAMFGAPVFLGQYFQIARDHTPTEAGLLMIPLMLGSLVGTAGSGQFITRTGRWKNVMVLAAALLIVGLGLLGAIDHATPLWHVSVFMVLVGVGMGGLLQNLVLAVQNTVDVTEVGAASGTVSFFRSLGGAIGVSVLGAVLAHDVKDRIATGLQTLGVDPAKASGGGSTGTLDVHAMPAPIAHVVRSAYGDSTGLIFLIAAVAAVATLLSVLAIKEVPLRRTVRKIDDEEAVRDEVDATV, from the coding sequence ATGACCGCTGTCGCCGAACCCGAGCAGAGTCAGATGACTCACCGCGAGATCCTCGAGATGCTCGCGGGCCTGCTCGCCGCACTCTTCACCGCGATCGTCAGCTCGACGATCGTCTCCAACGCTCTGCCGACCATCATCGGCGAGCTCGAGGGCAGCCAGACCCAGTACACCTGGGTCGTCACCATCTCGCTGCTCACCATGACCATCACGACCCCGATCTGGGCCAAGCTGTCCGACCTGTTCAACAAGAAGGTGCTCGTCCAGCTGGCGATCATCCTGTTCGTGGTCGGCTCGATCTTCGCGGGCATGTCGACCAACGTGCCGATGCTGCTCGTCTTCCGCGGTGTCCAGGGTGTCGCCATGGGCGGCCTCACCGCGCTCGCCCAGTCGATCATCGGCTCGGTCATCCCGCCCCGTGAGCGTGGCCGCTACTCGGGCTACATGGGCGGCGTCATGGCGCTCGCGACCGTCAGCGGCCCGCTGCTCGGCGGCGTCATCGTCGACACCAGCTGGCTCGGCTGGCGCTGGTGCTTCTACGTCTGCGTCCCGCTCGCGGTCTTCAGCCTCTACATGCTGCAGCGCTACCTGCACGTGACGACCGTCCGACGTGACGTCACTATCGACTACCTCGGCGCGATCCTGATCGCGATCACCGCGGGCCTGCCGCTCGTGTGGGTGTCCTTCGCCGGCAGCTCCTACGACTGGCTGTCCTGGCAGACCGCGGCGTTCCTCGGGGGAGCGCTCGTCGCCGGCGTCCTCGCCTTCGTCCAGGAGGCACGTCACCACGAGGCGCTCGTCCCGATCCGTGTCATGCGCACCCGTACGACCGCGCTCGCCATCGTCGGCAGCCTCGCCGTCGGCATCGCGATGTTCGGTGCGCCGGTGTTCTTGGGTCAGTACTTCCAGATCGCGCGGGACCACACGCCGACCGAGGCCGGTCTGCTGATGATCCCGCTGATGCTCGGGTCGCTCGTCGGCACCGCGGGCTCGGGCCAGTTCATCACCCGCACCGGCCGCTGGAAGAACGTCATGGTCCTGGCCGCGGCGCTGCTGATCGTCGGTCTGGGCCTGCTCGGCGCGATCGACCACGCCACCCCGCTGTGGCACGTGTCGGTCTTCATGGTGCTCGTGGGCGTCGGCATGGGCGGCCTGCTGCAGAACCTCGTGCTCGCCGTCCAGAACACCGTCGACGTCACCGAGGTCGGCGCGGCCAGCGGCACCGTGTCGTTCTTCCGCTCGCTCGGCGGCGCCATCGGCGTCTCCGTCCTCGGCGCCGTCCTCGCCCACGACGTCAAGGACCGCATCGCCACCGGACTGCAGACGCTCGGCGTCGACCCGGCCAAGGCGTCCGGCGGAGGGTCGACGGGCACGCTCGACGTGCACGCCATGCCCGCGCCGATCGCCCACGTGGTGCGCAGCGCGTACGGCGACTCGACCGGCCTGATCTTCCTGATCGCCGCGGTCGCCGCCGTCGCCACGCTGCTCAGCGTGCTGGCGATCAAGGAGGTGCCCCTGCGTCGTACGGTCCGCAAGATCGACGACGAGGAGGCTGTGCGCGACGAGGTCGACGCCACGGTCTGA
- a CDS encoding TOPRIM nucleotidyl transferase/hydrolase domain-containing protein, with the protein MDADPDVRTTVSEPLASALAAARDAARTADRLVLVEGPSDRAALEALADQQGRSLAAERVSVVAMGGITNVAWFLEALRPYDVQLAGLCDAGEERYVVRGLGRVGITDVDSRADREAHGFFTCVADMEDELIRALGTAAVELVLEAEGELTSYRLFQQQPAQRERTAVEQLHRFMGTRSMRKIRYGRLLVEALDPERAPRPLVGALAPAA; encoded by the coding sequence GTGGATGCCGATCCGGACGTCCGTACGACGGTCTCCGAGCCGCTCGCGTCGGCCCTGGCCGCCGCGCGGGACGCTGCCCGGACGGCCGACCGGCTGGTGCTCGTCGAGGGTCCGAGCGACCGGGCCGCCCTCGAAGCCCTGGCCGACCAGCAGGGCAGAAGCCTTGCGGCCGAACGCGTTTCGGTCGTCGCGATGGGCGGCATCACCAACGTCGCGTGGTTCCTGGAGGCGCTGCGCCCGTACGACGTGCAGCTCGCCGGCCTGTGCGACGCAGGCGAGGAGCGGTACGTCGTACGCGGGCTGGGGCGGGTCGGCATCACCGACGTCGACAGCCGTGCCGACCGCGAGGCGCACGGCTTCTTCACGTGCGTGGCGGACATGGAGGACGAGCTGATCCGGGCGCTGGGCACCGCCGCCGTCGAGCTGGTGCTCGAGGCGGAGGGCGAGCTGACGTCGTACCGGCTGTTCCAGCAGCAGCCCGCTCAGCGTGAGCGGACGGCCGTCGAGCAGCTGCACCGGTTCATGGGCACCCGGTCGATGCGCAAGATCCGCTACGGCCGGCTGCTCG
- a CDS encoding GTP pyrophosphokinase, which produces MSTHRETQRLEALVDDAYRERRDDWEAARDTVRRWLRVQIRDLLHESDESRLDVSHHRIKAADRALDKLRRRIAEGRVEAIRSVEDVEQRVRDIVGIKVLCKSPRDQALMCKALLDEALLGDLRLVDHKDLVDPPKESGYRAHHVILQVPVDGAEPVLVEVQVKTRLQDAWGELTHEDLYKPGAAMKPGPFHGSVARAMAAMLAAVDSMADDLALELEGSLAADASAQTAPDADDAPDLDDADAIEVRVRTTGPRFALAVDESGRQGLIPAYAVRKLLGVKGRIDVDEHLHVNDVIRARTKENDKGFYFLPTTLARGTESETA; this is translated from the coding sequence ATGAGCACGCACCGCGAGACACAGCGCCTCGAGGCACTGGTCGACGACGCCTACCGCGAGCGTCGCGACGACTGGGAGGCCGCCCGCGACACCGTCCGGCGCTGGCTGCGCGTGCAGATCCGCGACCTGCTGCACGAGAGCGACGAGTCGCGGCTCGACGTGTCGCACCACCGCATCAAGGCGGCCGACCGCGCCCTCGACAAGCTGCGCCGCCGCATCGCCGAGGGGCGGGTCGAGGCGATCCGCAGCGTCGAGGACGTCGAGCAGCGGGTGCGCGACATCGTCGGCATCAAGGTGCTGTGCAAGTCACCGCGTGACCAGGCGCTGATGTGCAAGGCGCTGCTCGACGAGGCCCTGCTCGGCGACCTGCGACTGGTCGACCACAAGGACCTCGTCGACCCGCCCAAGGAGAGCGGCTACCGCGCACACCACGTGATCCTGCAGGTGCCCGTCGACGGTGCCGAGCCGGTGCTCGTCGAGGTGCAGGTCAAGACCCGCCTGCAGGACGCCTGGGGCGAGCTGACCCACGAGGACCTCTACAAACCGGGTGCCGCCATGAAGCCGGGCCCCTTCCACGGCTCGGTCGCCCGCGCGATGGCCGCCATGCTCGCGGCCGTCGACAGCATGGCCGACGACCTGGCGCTCGAGCTCGAGGGCTCGCTGGCCGCCGATGCCAGCGCCCAGACGGCGCCGGACGCCGACGACGCGCCCGACCTCGACGACGCCGACGCCATCGAGGTGCGGGTGCGTACGACGGGGCCGAGGTTCGCGCTCGCGGTCGACGAGAGCGGCCGGCAGGGTCTCATCCCGGCGTACGCCGTCCGCAAGCTGCTGGGGGTCAAGGGCCGCATCGACGTCGACGAGCACCTGCACGTCAACGACGTGATCCGCGCCCGCACCAAGGAGAACGACAAGGGCTTCTACTTCCTGCCGACCACCCTGGCGCGGGGCACGGAGTCCGAGACCGCCTAG
- a CDS encoding glutathione peroxidase, producing MTALRDFSATTLDGTEQSLSAYDGQVALVVNTASKCGFTPQYEGLEQLYETYQDQGFVVLGFPCNQFAGQEPGEADEIGAFCQKNYGVSFPMFDKVDVNGKDTHPVYAWLKSQQGGALGSRIKWNFTKFLVGRDGQVIKRYGSTTKPQSISADIEAALTR from the coding sequence ATGACCGCGCTGCGCGACTTCTCCGCGACCACCCTCGACGGCACCGAGCAGTCGCTCTCGGCGTACGACGGCCAGGTCGCCCTCGTCGTCAACACCGCCTCCAAGTGCGGGTTCACACCGCAGTACGAGGGCCTGGAGCAGCTGTACGAGACGTACCAGGACCAGGGCTTCGTCGTCCTGGGCTTCCCCTGCAACCAGTTCGCGGGCCAGGAGCCGGGCGAGGCCGACGAGATCGGCGCGTTCTGCCAGAAGAACTACGGCGTGAGCTTTCCAATGTTCGACAAGGTCGACGTCAACGGCAAGGACACCCATCCGGTGTACGCGTGGCTGAAGTCGCAGCAGGGCGGTGCGCTGGGCAGCCGCATCAAGTGGAACTTCACCAAGTTCCTGGTCGGCCGAGACGGGCAGGTCATCAAGCGCTACGGCTCGACCACCAAGCCGCAGAGCATCAGCGCCGACATCGAGGCCGCCCTCACCCGCTGA